In Melopsittacus undulatus isolate bMelUnd1 chromosome 6, bMelUnd1.mat.Z, whole genome shotgun sequence, the following proteins share a genomic window:
- the PDZK1IP1 gene encoding PDZK1-interacting protein 1, which yields MPARCLLLILLGLLPQPACCQEARGNLQPWLQGVIAVVVFLVLVAIAFVVNKFWCKEKVENVERVVSIEDKLDPVMSNGHEGKYISAAADFRSKESQHAYENNVEPEERVITTAM from the exons ATGCCTGCCCGCtgcctgctcctcatcctcctggggctgctcccgcagcctgcctgctgccaggaAG CACGGGGCAATCTCCAGCCGTGGTTGCAGGGTGTCATTGCAGTGGTTGTGTTTCTAGTCCTGGTGGCCATCGCTTTTGTGGTCAATAAGTTCTGGTGTAAGGAGAAAGT GGAGAACGTCGAGAGGGTGGTAAGCATTGAGGACAAGCTGGATCCTGTCATGTCCAATGGCCATGAAGGGAAATACATAAGTGCTGCTGCCGACTTCAG ATCCAAAGAGAGCCAGCACGCCTATGAGAACAACGTGGAGCCCGAGGAGAGGGTGATCACCACTGCCATGTAG